CTGCGCCTGCAACAAGGTCATCACCAAGGACCGTGGCCGCGCCCAGGCCTACCTGCAACGCCTGGAGCAGGAGATCCAACTGGTGGCCTGCCACCTGGACCCCAAGCAACCGGTGGAACAGCTGCATTTCGGCGGCGGCACGCCGACATTCCTCAGCCACGACGAACTGCGCCAAGTCATGGCCCGCCTGCGCCAACACTTCAATCTGCTCGATGACGATTCCGGCGACTACGGCATCGAGATCGACCCGCGTGAAGCCGACTGGGCCACTATGGGCCTGCTGCGCGAGCTGGGCTTCAACCGGGTCAGCGTCGGCCTGCAAGACCTCGACCCCGAGGTACAACGGGCGGTCAACCGCCTGCAAAGCCTGGAAGAGACTCGTGCGGTGATCGATGCCGCACGTACCCTGCAGTTTCGCTCGATCAATATCGACCTGATCTACGGCTTGCCCAAGCAAACGCCGATCAATTTTGCGCGCACCGTGGAAGAAGTGATCAAGCTGCAACCGGACCGCCTGTCAGTGTTCAATTACGCGCACCTGCCGGAACGTTTCATGCCCCAGCGGCGGATCAACAGCGATGACCTGCCGGCGCCGGCGGAGAAACTGCTGATGCTGCAAACCACCATCGAGCAACTGACCCAGGCGGGTTATCGCTACATCGGCATGGACCACTTCGCCCTGCCAGATGACGAACTGGCGATCGCCCAGGAAGAAGGCACGCTGCAACGCAACTTCCAGGGCTACACCACCCACGGCCATTGCGACCTGATTGGCCTGGGCGTGTCGGCAATCAGCCAGATCGGCGACCTGTATTGCCAAAACAGCAGTGACCTCAACGGCTACCAGAACACCCTGGCCGGTGCGCAACTGGCCACCAGCCGTGGCCTGGTCTGCACCACGGACGATCGACTCAGGCGGGAAGTGATTCAGCAGTTGATCTGCAATTTCAACCTGGCATTCGAGCCCATCGAACAGGCCTTCAATATTGATTTTCGCGGGTACTTCGACCAAATCTGGCCGCAACTTGAGGGCATGGCCGAGGACGGCCTGATCGCGCTCGACGCCCGGGGCATTAGGGTACTGCCCGCCGGGC
The genomic region above belongs to Pseudomonas sp. S35 and contains:
- the hemN gene encoding oxygen-independent coproporphyrinogen III oxidase, which produces MLDAIRWDTDLIHRYDLAGPRYTSYPTAVQFDSQVGTFDLLHALRDSRKAVRPLSLYVHVPFCANICYYCACNKVITKDRGRAQAYLQRLEQEIQLVACHLDPKQPVEQLHFGGGTPTFLSHDELRQVMARLRQHFNLLDDDSGDYGIEIDPREADWATMGLLRELGFNRVSVGLQDLDPEVQRAVNRLQSLEETRAVIDAARTLQFRSINIDLIYGLPKQTPINFARTVEEVIKLQPDRLSVFNYAHLPERFMPQRRINSDDLPAPAEKLLMLQTTIEQLTQAGYRYIGMDHFALPDDELAIAQEEGTLQRNFQGYTTHGHCDLIGLGVSAISQIGDLYCQNSSDLNGYQNTLAGAQLATSRGLVCTTDDRLRREVIQQLICNFNLAFEPIEQAFNIDFRGYFDQIWPQLEGMAEDGLIALDARGIRVLPAGRLLVRSVCMVFDAYLEHQNRQRFSRVI